A region of Silvimonas iriomotensis DNA encodes the following proteins:
- the cysK gene encoding cysteine synthase A, with protein sequence MAQWFENNAQAIGNTPLVKLNRITDGAPATILAKVEGRNPAYSVKCRIGAAMIADAEQRGVLGAGKELVEPTSGNTGIALAFVAAAKGIPLTLTMPETMSLERRKLLAAFGAKLVLTEGAKGMNGAIAKAEEIVASDPGKYVLLQQFKNPANPAVHVATTGPEIWNATDGKVDILVSGVGTGGTITGVSRYFETERGQALHSVAVEPTSSPVLTQKRAGQPLQPGPHKIQGIGAGFVPDVLDMSLIDDVQQVTNEDAVEYARRLAREEGLLSGISSGAAVAVAVRLARLPENAGKTIVVILPDSGERYLSSILFEGMFDDKGIAI encoded by the coding sequence ATGGCTCAATGGTTCGAGAACAACGCGCAAGCCATCGGCAATACGCCGCTGGTTAAACTCAACCGCATTACCGACGGGGCCCCGGCCACGATCCTGGCCAAGGTTGAGGGGCGCAACCCGGCGTATTCGGTCAAATGCCGTATTGGCGCGGCGATGATTGCCGATGCCGAACAGCGCGGCGTGCTGGGCGCGGGCAAAGAACTGGTCGAGCCCACCAGCGGTAACACCGGCATTGCGCTGGCGTTTGTCGCTGCCGCCAAAGGGATTCCGCTGACCTTGACCATGCCGGAAACCATGAGCCTGGAGCGCCGCAAGCTGCTGGCCGCGTTCGGTGCAAAACTGGTGCTGACTGAAGGCGCCAAGGGCATGAATGGCGCCATTGCCAAGGCAGAAGAGATCGTCGCCTCTGATCCGGGCAAATACGTGCTGCTGCAGCAGTTCAAGAACCCGGCCAACCCGGCCGTGCACGTCGCCACCACCGGCCCGGAAATCTGGAATGCCACGGATGGCAAGGTTGATATTCTGGTCTCTGGCGTGGGCACCGGCGGCACCATCACCGGGGTGTCGCGCTATTTCGAGACCGAACGCGGTCAGGCGCTCCATTCGGTTGCGGTCGAGCCGACCAGCAGCCCGGTACTGACGCAAAAGCGTGCTGGCCAGCCGCTGCAGCCGGGTCCGCACAAAATCCAGGGCATTGGCGCCGGCTTTGTGCCGGACGTGCTGGATATGTCGCTGATTGACGATGTGCAGCAAGTCACCAACGAAGACGCCGTTGAATACGCGCGTCGTCTGGCGCGTGAAGAAGGTCTGCTGTCGGGGATTTCTTCCGGTGCCGCCGTGGCCGTGGCGGTGCGCCTGGCCAGACTGCCGGAAAACGCCGGCAAGACCATCGTCGTGATCCTGCCGGATTCGGGCGAGCGTTACCTCAGCTCTATCCTGTTTGAAGGCATGTTCGACGACAAAGGCATCGCCATCTGA
- a CDS encoding Rossmann-like and DUF2520 domain-containing protein, translating into MLLPQLNVIGPGRLGQTLARLWHERASVRVADLLARDTAHAGAAAGFIGAGRVATWGDLTPAAITLIATPDDAIASAAGRLLPHIRPGAVVFHCSGALSSDVLAPLHAAGATVASVHPLFSFADPASAIQRFAGTWCAAEGDAAALDILLPLFDAIGAQRFTIPAEGKLLYHAGAVLACNHLVALMETALRSMAGAGVPRDTAWSALKPLIDGTLANLDRVGPVQALTGPAARNDLGIIAQEIAATAALDPATGETYKVLTDVALQLAAQRRNP; encoded by the coding sequence ATGTTGCTTCCTCAATTGAACGTGATCGGCCCTGGCAGACTGGGGCAAACGCTGGCCCGGCTCTGGCATGAACGCGCCAGCGTGCGCGTGGCTGACCTGCTGGCCAGAGATACCGCCCATGCTGGCGCTGCTGCCGGTTTTATCGGGGCGGGCCGCGTTGCCACCTGGGGCGATCTGACCCCGGCGGCAATCACCTTGATCGCCACGCCTGACGACGCCATTGCCAGCGCGGCCGGGCGCCTGCTGCCACATATCCGGCCGGGCGCGGTGGTGTTTCATTGCAGCGGTGCGTTATCCAGCGATGTGCTGGCGCCCTTGCATGCGGCCGGCGCGACCGTGGCCAGCGTGCACCCGCTGTTTTCATTTGCGGATCCGGCCAGCGCCATTCAGCGGTTTGCCGGCACATGGTGCGCGGCCGAAGGCGATGCAGCGGCGCTGGATATCCTGTTGCCGCTGTTCGATGCCATTGGCGCGCAGCGTTTTACCATTCCGGCTGAAGGCAAGTTGCTGTATCACGCTGGCGCCGTGCTGGCCTGCAATCATCTGGTGGCACTCATGGAAACCGCCTTGCGCAGCATGGCCGGTGCCGGCGTGCCGCGAGATACCGCGTGGTCCGCGCTCAAGCCGCTGATTGATGGCACACTGGCGAACCTGGACCGCGTCGGCCCGGTACAGGCGCTGACCGGCCCGGCCGCGCGCAATGATCTGGGCATCATCGCGCAGGAAATCGCCGCCACCGCTGCGCTCGACCCGGCGACGGGTGAAACGTACAAAGTACTGACCGACGTCGCGCTGCAACTGGCGGCGCAGCGCCGTAACCCCTGA